The stretch of DNA ATCGCAATCTTTCAGCTTGTCCTGCTGAATCAGTGCCAGTAGCGGCAGCACTTCCATATCAAGAGCCGGTCTAAACTGCTCCAGCGGCCAAAGAATATCAGGACCATCGATTAGAGGACACGTGGCCTCTAGGCTAATTTGCTCTAGGTGCTCCCAGGCAAAGACTTCCTCGGGAGCTGGGGCCTCAATCAGCACCAGCGGCCTAGCCCAGCAAAGCTCTCTATCGGGCACCACCTGAATTACTTCAGCATAGAGTCGGCTGATGCCTTTCTCCAGGTAAACAATCTGGTACGGCTGAAAGATACTCATGCAGATCAGATTGACGGCTGGCCCTTATTCTAGCGAATGCAGCCGTGGAGGTTGGAACGGGTCAGCCGTCCAAGGCTAGAGTGTGATAAAACAGAAAATAAAGCTTCCAAGCGATTGCGAAAGGTCTATCGGGCAACCATAGGCCGCTTTTTGTGACCAGATTCGCTTCTGTCGCCAAGTAGTTCAGTGTCTGCTTAGGCTTGTCGATATTCCAGCATCTGGAGAGGAATTCCCGTGTCAGTTGAAACTATCGAGCGCAAAGAAACAACAACTATTCGTAAACCTGCTCCCCGCTATCGGGTGCTGCTCCACAATGATGAATTCAATACGATGGAGCATGTGGTAGAGAGCCTGATTAAGGTCGTGCCTAGCCTAACTATGCCGCAGGCTGTAGACATTATGATGCAGGCCCACAGTGCCGGGGTGGCACTCGTGATCACTTGCGCCCTGGAGCACGCCGAGTTTTACTGTGAAGGACTGCAGTCCCAAGGCTTGACCAGCAGCATTGAGCCTGATGAGTAATCCTGACAAGTACTTCTATTGAGGCTGTCTTGAGAAAATTTGTGGCTGCCCTGGCGCGCCTGACGCCCCCCCTGAGAGTCTTGTTATTTCTAGCAGGGCTAGCCCTGCTGTGGTTGCCGCTGGCGCTGCCGCTCTATATCTTGGCCGCAACGGGGGCGCTGGATTTAGGGGGCGCGATCGCAACTGGTCTGCTCTACGTCGGCTTTTTGCTGATCTGGCCGACTTGGGCCAAGCAGGTACATCGGCTGCAGCTGCCCTGGCAAACCTTAGGGCTAATCTGGCGACCCGGCATCGCTGTGGATTGGGTAGTGGGGTTAAGCTTGGGACTGGGCGGCATTGCGGCCTTAGTCGGCATTGAGCTAGCCCTGGGCTGGGCTGTACTCCTGCCGCCGACCGCTCAGCTGCCTCGATTTTTTGTGGAAGGGGCGCTGGTTGGCCTAGCAGTGGGAGTAGCCGAAGAAATTTTGTTTCGCGGCTGGCTGCTGTTTGAGCTGGAGCAAGGATGGTCGCGGGGGCAGGCTCTAGTGGGGACGGCTTTGGTATTTGCGATCGCTCACTTTATCAAACCCCTACCGGCTATCCTGGCCACACTGCCCCAGTTTTTTGGCCTGTTTCTGCTGGCCCTGACCCTGGTGTGGGCAAGGCGCACACCGTCCCACGTTCAGTCCCACAACCAACCGGGCCGCACAGCTCTGGGCTATCCGGCCGGGCTACACGGCGGCCTAGTGTGGGGGTATTACCTGGTGAATGTGGGCCAGGTCATCCAGATTACCGGAGCCGTACCGGAGTGGGTAACGGGCATTCAAGCCAATCCACTAGCGGGGCTGCTGGGGTTGGGGCTGCTGGCAGGGCTAGCAGGACTGTTTTACCGCAGCGCTCATCAGCCTGGCTAGATTGACAATTGGTAAGGGTGCCAGGAGCCGTGCTCAATGCAGCGGTCGTGTTATACCAATTCTCTAACTAGCCGCTACTCATCCACCCATTCACTCTCCCACCCCTTATCTGCAGCACCTTTTTCTGGAACTGGTATAGCCAACGAACTGACACAGCATAGGGCTAACTTGGGAAGTGTTGGGTTGCGCTTGACGCTAACCTACCTCGATCAAGGCAGGCAGCTACTCGGCGGACTTGAGGGCTCGCTCCATAAAAATGGCGTGAGAACTGCGTTGTCTCTGACCTCGTCCGGGTCGCCGCTGGATGTAAGAGCCATCTGGCTGCATATCCCAGGCGTAGCGGTTGTCGGCTAAGGAAGTTTCTAAAATGTTTTTTAGCTCAGTTCGAATTTGCTCATCTTCTACAGGCACAACCGCTTCAATTCGCCGGTCTAGGTTGCGCGGCATCCAGTCGGCGCTGCCCAGCAGCATAGTTTCTGGGCCGCCGTTTTGAAAGAAGAAAATGCGGGAATGTTCCAGAAAACGACCAATAATGCTGATTACTCGAATGTTGTCGCTGATCCCTTCTAAGCCCGGTCTCAGACAGCAAATGCCGCGAATAATCAGGTCAATTTTTACGCCCGCTTGAGAGGCTTCGTAGAGGGCCACAATAATCGTTGAATCGACCAAGGAGTTCATCTTGGCGATAATGTGAGCAGGCTTGCCCTGACTAGCCTGCTCCATTTCCCCCCGAATTAGATCAATCATGCGCTGCCGCAGATTAACCGGGGCTATCAACAGCTTACGGTAGCTGCTTTGGCGGGAGTAGCCTGTGAGGTAGTTAAACAGGTCGCTCAGGTCTGCGCCTAGGTCCTCAGAGCTGCTTAAAAGGCCCAAATCAGTATAGAGCCTTGCCGTTTTGGGGTTGTAGTTGCCGGTCCCAATGTGGCAGTAGCGGCGAATCTGACCGCCTTCGCGGCGCACGACTAGCGTCACTTTGGTGTGGGTTTTGAGTCCTACCAATCCATAGACCACGTGAACGCCAGAATTTTCTAGCTTACGGGCCCAGTTGATATTGTTTTCCTCGTCAAAGCGCGCCTTTAGCTCTACTAATACAACGACTTGCTTGCCGTTCTCAGCCGCTGAAATTAGGGCATTGACGATCGGAGAATCGCCAGAGGTACGGTACAAGGTCATTTTGATGGCCAGCACGTTAGGGTCGTGGGCCGCATGGGTGATAAAGCACTGGACCGTGCCTGAAAACGAGTGGTAGGGGTGATGAATGAGCTGGTCTTGGCGGCGCAGCAGAGTAAACATGTCCTCCGCGTTTTCTTCCTCGTCGTCATGATTGCGGCTGAGGATATCTAGCGCCGCGGGAATGACTGGGCTCCAGACGGGGTCTTTAAGGTCGGGTAGGGGCAGAGAGAGAAACGTCATCAGATCGCCTAGGCAAAGCAGCCCCTCAACGTCGTAGACATCTGCCTCAGTCAGCCCCAGCTCTTCCACCAGCATGGCCCGAACGGGTGGAGGGGTCTGGGCGTGAATTTCGATGCGCACGGCAGATCCTCCCAGTCGCCGTCGCCGCAGCTCTTGCTCAATAGCCTGCATGAGGTCGTCTGCTTCGTCCTCCTCGACGGCCAGATCGGCGTTTCGAGTCACCCGGAAGGGGTAGTGGGCCTGAATATCCATGCCGGGGAAGAGAAAGTGCAGGTTATGGGCAATTACCTGCTCCAGCGGCACCCCGATCCAGTGGCAGTTCTCTCGGTCGTCGAATAGGGATGAGGGCAGGGCCACAAACCGGGGCAGGACCTTGGGCACTTTGACCCGAGCAAAGTGCTCCTCCTTGGTCTGGTGGTCTCGCACTACTACAGCCAGGTTGAGGCTGAGATTGGAGATGTAGGGAAAGGGATGCCCCGGATCAACGGCCAGGGGCGTCAGTACAGGGAAAATCTGCTCCTCAAAGTAGGTTTTGAGATAGTCCTGGGGCTTTGCTTTTAAGTCGGTATAGTCGAGCAGGCAAATGCCGTGGCGATTTAGCTGCGATCGCAACGTCTGCCCAAAAAATTCGTGCTGCTGGATGACCATAGGCCGCAGCGTTTGGCTGATGGCCTCTAAATGCTCTTCTGGAGCGCGGCCATCGGGGGTACGCTTGCTAACCTGGGCGGCAATCTGCTGCTTAATGCCAGCCACCCGCACCATAAAAAACTCATCTAGGTTGGAGCTGAAAATTCCTAGAAACTTCAGCCGCTCCAAGAGGGGAGTGCGGTCGTCTAGAGCCTCATGCAGCACCCGGCGGTTAAACTCCAGCCAGCTTAGTTCCCGACTAATAAAAAATTCGGGACTTCGCAAATTTTGAAAGTTAGTTGTAGGCTCAACGGTCGCCACGGTAGTCATTTCCTAGTCCAAACACCTCTTCTTCTTGTCCAACCCACCATTCCCCCAGGTTCATCAAATCCTGATGCAGCTCTTCCAAAGCTGCCTGAAACGCCTCAGGATCCATTTCAGAGCGGCGCTCCTTTAATAGCTGCAAGCGCCACTGCACCAGCAACCAGGGCTTGGATAAGCCATCGGTTGCTTCAATATATTTAGCCCAATCTTGGCTGTCCATAGAGAGTTGTTGCAGGTGTTTTATCGGTAGGGATAGAGAGTTTTCGGCTAGCCAAAAAGCCAGCTGCTGCCGGTTAAGAACCCGGTAGGATATACCATCTTAGATGAAATAAAAAATTAGTCCTCACTAAGCGCAGCAAGTCCCGTCTTAGGAAAGAGATTCCCTAACGTTTCAATGTATTTTGAGCCGCTTTCCGCTTCTAAAGGAGGACTGGGCAATACTTGTAGCTACCTTGAAATGAGTAGAGCCGCAACGAATAAAGCCGTAGAGCTCCAAGGGCACTCTACGGCTTTATCCAGCAGTTTTTTCGAGCTTGCTACAGGCTGTTAGATCAGCCGGCCTGCTAACTTAAATGCTCTAGCTCCGGCGATTAAAGGCGCTAAGCCATTGCCGCAGCTGCTCTCCGGCAACCTCGCGACCGCCAAGGCCAAATGCGATCGCAAAAGCTACCGCAACCGCACCCAACAGTAGACCAAAGGCCAGGTTGACAATGCTGGTTGCCACACCCATTTGCTGTAGCGCCATTGCACCGACTAGAGCAATGATGGCAATTCGAGCTGCTTGGGCCAGCATCTGAGACTGGGAGCTGTTGACGCTGTAGATCACCCGGTAAGCCAGATTAGCCAGATACAGACCAATCGCAAAGACAACAACGCCACTGAGCACCCGAGCTGAAACCAGCAAGAGACTCTGAACAATTGCCGTGAGCTGGGTAAACCCTAAAATCTCAGTAGCCGTGACCACACCAAACAGCACGATGCCGACCAAAACAATCACCCCTAGCACCTCAGAAGGCGTTTGTCTGGGGGTTTCAATGGTTGTGACAGGCAGCCCTTCTTCATTAAAAGTCGTTCTAGCTTCGGCAGCAGCAGGACGGCTCAGCTCTGGAATGCCTAAGATGTGCCAGAGGTTGTCAAAGCCCATGCTGCTCAGCACATCGCTCACCAGGTCGGCCACAAACCGACCCACCAGGTAGAACAGCACCAGCACCAAGCCCGCCGTTAGGATCTGAGGAATGGCAAATAGCACCCGCTCCAGCATTGAAATTGCTGGGCCAGAAATCGCTACGATATCAAGCTCGTTTAGAGCTGCGATCGCAGCCGGAATCAGCACCAAGATATAGGCAATCGTCCCCACCAAATTGGATAGAGCCACCCCTGTCTGGGAAGACGACTTCAGACCGAGGCGGGTGCCGACTCGATCAGCCCCAACCGCAGCCAGAAAATTGGTCACTACGCCCCGTACGATCCGGGCAACCAGCCAGCCCAACAGCAAAATCAGTCCAGCCGTGATGATGTTGGGAATCGCCAGCAGGAAGCGGTTGATCAGCGTTTCTACCGGCAGCAGCAGGCCGCGCAGCCCTAATGCATCTAGCACCAGCGGCAAAAAGAGCAGAAAAATGAACCAATAGAGCGCATTTGCCAGGGTCTCATTCACGGCAAAGGGGCTGGATTGGCCCGGCTCTTGCCCGGTATGCTCCGCTAGCCGATCATCCAGGCGAAACTGAGAAAGCCCGCGAGCGACAACCACCTTGACCAGGGTTGCCACTGCCCAAGCCACCCCCAACAACAGCAGCGCTCCACCAATGCGCGGCAGATAGACAAAGATTTGCTCTAGGAAATTATTCAGCGGTTGGGAGACAACGGCCAGATTCAGAGCATTTAGAAAGGCGATGATGGCAAAAAGCAAGATCACCCAGTAAACCGCTGCCGAAATCCAATCCTCAACCGGCACATCCTGACTTGGGTCTTGACCCAAAATCTGGTTGGCGATCCGGTTGTCTAGGCGCGTTCGTTTGAGCAGATTTTTTACCACCAGAGCCGCCACTGTGGCAATGATCCAGCCGAGGAGCAGTAACACCACAGCCCAGATCAGGCTGGGTAAAAAGCTGCCAAGCTGCAGACCAATTTCGTCTCGAAATCGGTTAGTCGTTGTCGGAACGGGGGTTGTTTGCGCCAGGGTAAGTCCTAACGCCGGGAGCGGCCCCAATTGAGAAAGCTCCGCTAAGGAGGTTGGAATCATAGATTTAGCATCAGATCTAAGGGGCAATTATCGACAGATTGGTGAGAGCGTCTCAGCGTAAACCGCAGAGGCAGCCCAACTAAGCTCACAAAACCTAAAGCAGGGCCAAGCAGCTATAGGCATCCCCCACGGGGGGTTATCTAGGCATCCCCTCAAAGGAGGACATTTACGTTTAGAGCCGCAAGATTCAGCGGTTTATTCAGATTTAAGCTTTTTTCACCCAGATTCTGCGGCTTGTTCCTGTTGCAAAAAGGATACGGTAACTTTCGTTAAAAGAAGAGGCCACACGGTAACTTTCTTTAAACAACCCCTTAGAGGATGCGATCGCATGGCCAACCCCCAGGTATTTGAGCAGTCCATCTCAATTCGAGCCAGCGCCACCGACGTCGAGCGCTGCCTTACCGACCAGGCCCTAATGCACCGCTGGCTCAACCCGGCCCTACGCTGCGAACCCCTCGGCGAGTGGAACACCGATCTAGGCGGCAAGAGCCGCTTTATCGTGCAGATGCCGCTGTGGCAGCCGACGCTCACCAGCACCGTCATTGAGCGCGAACCGGGCCTAATAGTCTGGGGCTTTGACGGCTTTTTTAAGGGTTGCGATCGCTGGCAGTGCATTCCCACCGACAGCGGCACCAATTTGCTCAACCGCTTCCAGTTCGAAGTGCCTAACCCCATCGTTCAGTTCGGCTTCAACACCTTTGCCGCCCGCTGGACCCAGCAGGACATGCAGGCCCAGCTTAAGCGGCTTAAGGTCGTGGCAGAGAGTCTGATGAATCGGTGCTGAGGGGACATGGAGGCGAGGGGACACGGGGTAGATGAGTGAATGGGTGGATGAGGGAATCAGGTGGGAGTTTTACCTCCTCTTTTACGTTTTCCGCAACTCTATACTCACGCTCTCAGCTACGTTCATCTTTCCTAGGGTGCTGGGTCGCGCTGCGCTTGAAACCAACCTACAAGCATCTTCCCTATCTCCCCCGCCCACTCATCCACTCATCTACCCACCTTCCCCCGTCCTCCTAACCACCCTCTCCATCCAGAGTCAGCGAGAGCTGATAGATCTGCTTCTTAGACAATCCCGTACTCGCTGCCAATTGACGGCTGGCATCGCCGCGAGACACGCCCGACTCTAGCAAGCGCTCCAGCTCGCTCTTGAGGGCAGCTTCTGAAAAGATTTGAGCCGATGGGGGAGTGCCTTCAATGACCAGGGTAAATTCGCCTTTGGGGGCCTCGGCTTCATAATGGGCCAAAGCTTCGGCTAGCGTACCTCGCCAAAATTCCTCGAATCGCTTAGTCAGCTCTCGGCCCAGGGTAATGCGGCGATCGGGACCTAGCACGCTCTGTAGGTCGGTCAGGGTCTTGAGCAGTCGGTGAGGGGCTTCGTAAAGAATGAGGGTGCGCGTTTCCGGTTGGAGCACCGTCAGGCGTTCTTGACGGGCGGTGTGTTTGAGCGGCAAGAACCCTTCAAACACGAATTTGTCCGTCGGTAGACCCGATACGCAGAGTGCTGTTATGGCAGCGGTCGGGCCTGGTATTGGTACTACTGGAATGCTCTGATCGAGGCAGGCACAGACCAGTTCGTAGCCTGGATCAGAAACCCCCGGCATACCAGCATCGGTCACTAGAGCAACAGATTTATCCTGGCGCAGGCGAGTAATTAACTCATCCACGCGGCTTTGGTGGTTGTGCTCGTGATAGCTGATCTGCGGCGTTTGAACTTGAAAGTGCTGGAGCAGTTTGCCCGTGTGGCGGGTATCTTCGGCGGCGATCAAATCTACAGACTGAAGAATTCGCACGGCCCGAAAGGTCATATCCTCCAGGTTGCCAATTGGCGTACCAACCAGATAGAGATGTCCGGGCAGGGCATTCATTGTCACAGGTGAAGCGATCCAGAATAATGGACAGGGCGCTCTAGTCCCTGGGTTCAGGATAACGGAATCTATTCGTGGGAGACCCTATGGCACGTGGGCTATTTGTTGGGCTAATTACGCTGGACTGCATTTATCAGGTCGATCACGTTCCCAGCAGCGACGAAAAGATCGTGGCTGCAGACTACCTTCTCGTCGCGGGTGGTCCTGCTACGAATGCGGCAGTGGCTTTCCGGTACTTAGGCAACTCAGCTCAGGTGGTCGGGGGGCTGGGCCAGCACCCAGTTACCAGCCTGATTCATTCAGACTTAACAGCTCAGAGCGTTGAGGTTCATGACCTGCTGCCAGATCGAACCGCAGCACCGCCCCTCTCGACTATTCTGGTCACTACCGGCACCGGAGATCGGGCCGTCATCTCTCGCAATGCTGTCAACAGCCAAGCAGGCACTGAGCGCCTGCCGACAAACTTGCTAGACGGGGTTGAAGGGGTGCTGATCGACGGGCACCAGATGGCTGTCGGGATCCACATTGCTCAACTGGCTCGCGAGCGGCAGATCCCGGTCATTGTCGATGCCGGTAGCTGGAAGCCAGGGTTCGAAAATTTGCTGCCTTTAGCGACTAGCGTGATTGCCTCGGCACGATTCCTGCCGCCGGGATGCCAGAACCTGAAGGACACTCTGGACTATTTAGAGCAGCTGGGGGTGCCAGAAACCGCCATTACCCGAGGAACTAAGCCAATTTTGTATCGCCTAGGTTCCCAGCAGGCATCTTTGCCCGTACCCGCCGTCATGGCTAAGGATACGCTGGGCGCGGGGGACTTTTTTCACGGGGCATTTTGTCACTACCGGCTACAGGGGAGCACGTTTCAGGCGGCACTGATTTTAGCTAGCGTGATCGCGGCTCGAAGCTGCCAGTCCTTCGGCACCCGCGACTGGATGAACGACCCCTGGTCCCCGCCTGAACCGGCTTCACTCTAGGAGCGCACCCCATTTGGCCCTAGACTAGTAAAGATTTCATTTGCCCCTTCCCTATGGCCTACGAAGCGGAAAGACAGCTAGCGATTGAGGCAGCAACGCTGGCAGCCCAGCTGTGTGAAACTATTCGCTGGGAAATTGTGCCCACCGCCCTCGAAAAAGACGATCGCAGCCCGGTCACAATTGCCGACTTTGGCGCTCAGGCAATTATCTGTCGGGCACTGGCAGCGGCCTTTCCCGAAGATCCGGTCGTAGGGGAAGAAGATGCGGCAGAACTGCGGCAGTCGGATCGGGTGGACATCCTCCAGCAGGTCACCGCCCAGGTGCAGCGCTGCATTCCTGAGGCCACACCAGCAGACGTTTTAGACTGGATTGACCACGGCAACGGGGCCGTCGGCCAGCGCTATTGGACTCTAGACCCAATCGACGGCACCAAGGGCTTTTTGCGGGGGGATCAGTATGCGATCGCACTTGCCCTAATCGAAAATGGCGATATCAAAGTAGGCGTGCTCGCCTGCCCCGCCCTTCAGTTTGAAAATACCGCTGGCAGCACCGCTGAAAACACTGAGGCAGGGTTACTTTTGGTTGCCGTGCGGGGCGAAGGAGCCCAGCTCATGCCGCTTTCTAGCCCAGCCCCTCAGCCAATTCAGGTAACCACCGCTGTGAGCACCGGGCAATTTCGGTTTGTCGAAAGTGTCGAAGCCAGCCACGGCAACCAAGCGCAACAGTCAGCCGTAGCGCAGGCAGTTGGCATCACCCAACCCTCCATCCGCATGGACAGCCAGGCCAAGTACGCTGCCGTCGCCGCTGGTCAGGCCGTTCTCTACCTGCGCCTGCCTTCACCCAAAACCCCCGACTATCGAGAGAAAATTTGGGACCATGCAGCAGGGGTGATCCTGGTTGAGGAAGCAGGCGGTCAGGTTACCGATATGCACGGCCAGCCCCTAGACTTCTCTAAAGACATTCGCTTAAACGACAATCGAGGCGTCGTGGTCAGCAATGGCGCTATCCATGCAACGGTTCTGGCAGCTCTGGCTCAGACCGCTTCTCCGACACTCTAAAAATTCAGTAGCGAGACTGTAACACCTTTGCCGTCCGTCCTGCGATCTCCTGATTACCATTGAGATACGGGCACGAGGGGAACTGTGACGGCATGGTAAAAGCAGTGGCACAGCCAGCATCTATCGAAGAGGTTGCCGAAGATATTGTCGAAGGTAGTGCGGCCGAAGGGCCAGCTGAAGACGTCGAAGCTGAAAGCATGGCGTTGAAAAACGCTGCTGAAGATACGCCTGCAGATATTTTGCCTACAGATGTCTCACCTACAGATGTCTCGCCCCCCAGCCCTGCTGCCCCCACGCAGCCTGAACCTGCCCCCATCCAGCGAGAAACGCTTGACCTAGCAGCGCGCGACGTGCGCATGGTGCTGCGGGAGCAGAACGAGCAAAACCAAATGCTCACCACCAAGCTTAATATCCTCTTTGTCGCCAATGGCGCGCTGCTGACCAGCCTCAGCATTTCTCGGCTGCTGGTGTCGGGTAGCCCATTTAGCCTAGCTGAGGCGTTTGGCTTTTTGCTCAGTTTTACGCTGCTGGTGCGGGCCTTTTTGCCCCGTCAGGTAGCTGTCACCCCCAACCTGGAGGATCGTAAGTTTTTAGAGACTTACCTAGCCCTCTCCTACCGTGATTACCAGCTGCAGATGCTGGTCAACCTGGCAGAGACTTACAATGCCAACAAACAGCGCCTAGAAGATGTTTCTCAAAGCTTAAAATACGCTGCGTACACCACCTGGGTTACGGCTGCTATTATGCTGGTACATACCCTGATGACTTATTTTCAGGTAAGCCAATAGGCTTGATCCGTGGGTTAGTAGCCAAACTGCAACCATTGGCATTTTTTTAGAGTGCTGGCAATGAATTGGCATATGGATAACGAACAGGCCGAAGCCGAACAGGTCGAAACTGATTCAGGTAGGCGGATTAGCTTACCCGAGCCAGACATCGAGAACATTACGGTCTTAACAAAAAGCCTACCCAATGAGCCGATTTTACCCTGGCATCACTTCGACTCCCCCTGGCTAGAGCGAGATGAAACCGATGAGCCATCTGCCGAGACCGAAGCAGCTCCCGTAGAAGAGGCTCTGAAAGAGAGCACCGCAGAAGAGAGCACTTCAGAAGATGCCTTAGTCTCAGCAGCAGACTCTCAAGCCGAAAGCACCGATGCGGAGCAGCTGTCTCTGGAGCTTGAGGAAGCTGTGATGGCTCTAGAGGAACAGCCTGCGACCCTCGCGCCCGAAAGCCTATCCCTACCAGTCGAACCCGATCCCCTGACAACAAGCGCAGCCGCTGAGCCGCTATCCGCCACAGCTCAGCCCGACAGCGACAGTCATTCTCCCGCTACCCACTCCCCCTTGTAGAACTCCCTACTGGTGCATCTAGGCTAGAATTGTGCGCTCTTGTGGATTGGGTTCGCTGCGCTTAACCTAACCGCTTCAACAATTTGTTGGGTCTCACAGGCTCGACACCAACCTACGAAAAGAGGCTAGACACGCCACTAGAGCCGCTTTTTCCGCCTTCAAAGCTAAACCCAACCTCTATTTTCCTTGGGGATCCAAAATGTCTCGCAAGGCATCCCCCACTGTATTAATACTCAGCACCGTCAAAAAAATCGCCAACCCCGGAAAAATTACCACATGAGGAGCCCCCTCAATATAATTCTGGGCATCAAACAGCATTCGCCCCCAGGTCGGTACATCGGGCGAAAAGCCCAACCCTAGAAAGCTCAGAGTCGATTCGGCTAAAATCGCATTGCCCACGGCTAGCGTAGCCGCAACCGTCACCGGCCCCACCACGTTTGGCAGCAGATGGTCTCGCACCAGCTGCCAAGGATTGGCCCCCAACGCCACTGCCGCCTGCACAAAATTGCGGTACTTCAGGCTCAAGAACCCTGCCCGCACCAGACGCGCTACCGACATCCAGTTCAGCCCGCCAATCACGCTGACAATCAACACAAATACCCCTTGCTCCGGCCCCAGCACCTGCCGCACCAGCTCTCCAAACAGGTAAATTACCAGCAGCACCAGCGGTAGCTGCGGCAGCGACAAAAACAGATCTGTCAGCCGCATCAGCCCGCCATCAATCCAACCGCCATAAAAGCCTGCCAGCGAACCTACGAACAGACCCAGCGTGATTGCGATCGCCATTGCCATCACCCCCACTGCCAAAGAGATTCGTCCCCCGGACAAAATTCGGGCTAGCTGATCTTGCCCTAGATCATTGGTGCCGAAGGGATAAGCGCTGCTGGGCGGTAGCAAAGCCCGATCAAAGCTAATCTCACTGGGCGAAGCTGGGTAAAGCCAAGGCCCGACCCAAACTGCTAGAACGATAGCGATAAGGACAATTAAAGCTGCCGCCCCTATGCGATCGCACCACAGCCGCTGCAGCAGTGCC from Pseudanabaena sp. FACHB-2040 encodes:
- a CDS encoding ABC transporter permease, with amino-acid sequence MTESAPLNAAVGLVPTGSSPALLQRLWCDRIGAAALIVLIAIVLAVWVGPWLYPASPSEISFDRALLPPSSAYPFGTNDLGQDQLARILSGGRISLAVGVMAMAIAITLGLFVGSLAGFYGGWIDGGLMRLTDLFLSLPQLPLVLLVIYLFGELVRQVLGPEQGVFVLIVSVIGGLNWMSVARLVRAGFLSLKYRNFVQAAVALGANPWQLVRDHLLPNVVGPVTVAATLAVGNAILAESTLSFLGLGFSPDVPTWGRMLFDAQNYIEGAPHVVIFPGLAIFLTVLSINTVGDALRDILDPQGK